The Apium graveolens cultivar Ventura chromosome 10, ASM990537v1, whole genome shotgun sequence nucleotide sequence CTTTGGAGAATCCTTTCCATGAATGAGGGCACCAACCACCAAAGATATAAATAAACTCCCCAATTACCAAAAACCAAGATGATATAGATAGTGCACTCATCGCACCAGGAACTCCGAAACTGAAGTAAGAAACAAGGAGCCACGACAAAGGCACATGGAGAATGAATTGGAAAACTGAGATCCAAGCAATAAGCTTGTTCTTTAACTGTGCTTGAAGGTACATCTGAATAGTCAAACTAAAAACGAAGTTGTACACAAAGGGAATGAACCACAGTGATATATATCCTCCCCTTTTTGCTATAGATTCGTCCTGGCCAAGTAGCATGAATAATTGACTTCCAAATATGAATACCGGGAGCAAGATAGTCAAAGTAATCAAATCAACAATCCATGACCGTTGCAAGTAGATGCCCATCATATGGTATTGTCCTGCTCCAAATGCTTGCCCACAGAGGGTTTCAGTCGCACTTGACATTCCTAACTGCAAAAAGGAACAATTAAGATGATAGAATAATCAACTATCTTACAAAGACATTTAAAAAGTCTCAGCTTCCTGGTGCAGAGGTAACTGGAATAGTTTTTATTGATATGAACTCACCAGTATTCCATTTACAAATCGAACAGTGATGGTTTGCACAAGAGCATAGCCAGCAAGATCCAATGGACTTATATGGCCAACAAATGATTGTGTGACCACTATAGTTCCGAACGAACTCACTCTTGATATAATTCCAGGTAATGCAACCCTCCATATATTCTTGGTTTCTTGCCAAACCTTTGATTTCAAATcaatttctttttcttcttcttgtaCTTTTGGCACAATAAGCCTCTCGTGCAATCCATTATCCATACTTCTGCAGAGTGTGCCATTATGATCATCAGATGGGCACAAAACATGCTTCCTCGCAAAAAGAATTATAATTTGAAAAAATGCTGCAGCTTTTGCTGCTACTTTTTGCTATTTCACTATAAAATTTAGCAACTTTAAGTTGTGCCACATTCTTGAATTGATTAGAGACGGCTACTAAGAAAACAATAATATGTGGTAAAACTTGATAATCTACATCTATTTAACTTAAGTTCTCGTTAAACTGAGCAAAGCCGTTAGAAACTCTTAAAATTTACCAAAAGAAACTACTGCTACACTGTATTCGTCCTGTTGCTCATGCTGTGCGGGCAGCTAAAAAGAATGATATTAGCCCAAAAAGGGGGAAAAAACTACTACCGCAACTAAGAAACATTACTTTTTTTGGGAAAATCACAAAAACACCAGAAATTTATGTATTAAGATACCACATATCAGTACATCACTTCCTCAACCACTAAACACATGCAGGAAAATGAAGCAATGATACCATAATTGATCAGGCAATGCATTTAATTTATCGGTGCACAATATGCATATCTCCATGGATCCGGATCTTACATGCACAACTGCACATGCATATTCAACAAAAAGTTTTTTTCCTTTTACTAAgtaaaagataaagttacaatGACAGAAATACCAAAAGGATTTGGTGAAACTTATATCAACTACTTTAGTATTATAATATGGGAAagcttctttttcttttaaataaaaaggTTGTGTGCTCCTATTGTTTTATGCAATATAATAGTACAATTCAAAGCTAAAAAACAAGCAAGACTTAATTTTTTTACAGAAAATGAAGTCATTACCAGTTATTGTATTGCAAAAAAAGAAGAGGAAACAAATAGCAATACCATAAAACATGATCTCAAGTTCAAAATATGACTACATGAGTCAAGAAGTGATAATGAAGAAACAAAAACTAGCAAATAACTAAAACTCATCAAGCATAGTAAATCAGAGTCTTGATCATCGGGTAGCCTTGCATAAGACGAGTATGAAGAGAAAGTAGATGTAATGAATGCATAATATACAATACCCACAACAAAATTCAAACTGGGATAcagatttttgcaagaaaatattaaaaaaacagAGTCAAACATATGGGGactggagagagagagagaggggggggagagagagagagagagagagagagggagggagagagagagagagagagagagagagagagagagagagagagagactgacTTACTTACAATGAGGTTGAGCTTGAACTTGAGCTTAAGCTTGAGGCTTGAGCACAAGAAAGTTATAAGCAAGCAAAAATAAACAAATGGAAAAAGTAGAGTGTTAAAACTTGAAAGGCAGCAAGATCTACCACATGGTCCTGGTTATGTCCACGTTAGTAATATATACCTGTGTATGTATGTAAGGGTTTTGTGTATAGTTAGGTTGTTGCAATTTAATACAACAACGAGAGAAATGCGATAGCCACCATTCCCAGTCCCCCCAATACGAATGAGATATAGCCATAGGGGTGGTTAGGTGAATTCTACCGTTCTTCTCTTTGTTTGACAAGTAGCTGGCATCACACTTCTTTTCATAGGACCCAAATTTACAAGTATTCTATTTTATAGTATCTTTTTTAGTTTATATCAAATTGTACACCGAACTGCGTTAAAATGTAGATTTTCACGGTGACTCATTTAAACCACTAAAATACTAATATATATCATTTCattagattttaaaaaaaattaacagaaaaccttaattttaaaaatttgtaGTCGTATATTATTGTTGAACTGTCAGACACATGAAATTGAGATAAATAAGGAGAGTCTTAGTTGAAAGAAATGACATATTTTTTTCATGTCTCAGTTGAATTGTATTCAAATGAATACTGCAATTGCAGACCACCCAACTTTTATTTTACTCATGAAGATAACGATTATTTTATGATCAATTAAACAGATATACAGATGACAGAGAGGCACTAAAGTTTGCTAATAAACCATAATAATACACGGCAAATACAACACTTCTATTAACAAATTTATAAAAATCTAACGGAATGATATAAACCAGTATTTTAGTGTTTTAAATGAGTCGTCGTGAAAATTGAGTAGTTACTTGATATATTTTAATGAATTCGGTGGACAGTTTGATATAAAACCCGTATATTTTTGGATAGCTCATATCACTTTTTATTGGGTAATCAAAAGTTCAAAATTTTCAATTTCTGATTAAGGTTGTTCAATTGGATCATCCAACTTTAAAAAAGTTTTCAATCGAGTTATTTAACAtcttaaatattttatttgaattattaagcaaattaaaaaaattacagcCGTTAAATTGCTTTGATTTTAGACACTTATACAAGGTACTTAAATGTAAATGAATGTCATTAAGTGTGGTCAAATCAGTTGCCACATCTCGTTTACCTTTAACAAGATCAGTGCCTAACCATAATTCTTAATCAAACTGTAACCCGACCCAATTGACTTAAACAAAAACTCACCCCGCTTCACCCCACTTCTAATTGTTATCCCTAATTTCATTTTACTCAAATCATTTTCATGCTTAATTTTATACCTTATTCATAGATACAAGCCTTAACTATAAAGATGGTGAGAAATCGATCGGAGATTGAGGTGCGTTTAATTCCTGAAAAGAAGAAGAATATTGAGAATGCAGATGAAGTCGATTTGGTTTGAGAAGATCAACGCCGAGTCCTAAATCGATATGATATGAGACTTATGTTCCGTTTATAATGTAAAATATTACTGgtgtgcaccaacaaatcataaTCATTTGGGGGCACGTGATAGGCTTGTTGTTTACCAAACTAGGATGGTCAGTAGGTTTCGGCTTATTGTTGGCTGAAAAAGGTTCGGAATTTTACCCGGGTTGTCACATGTGGTTTCAAAGGCGGCTCTCGAAAACTTGATACGTCAACTTGCCAAGGTGAGGACACGAAGGCTTCCGATATCATCCCATAATAGCTAGAGAGGAACAGTTGGGGGACACAAAATCTGATGGTATTATCACACAATGGACAGAGATCCGGAGGTGGGGGCATGA carries:
- the LOC141689884 gene encoding protein DETOXIFICATION 24-like; translation: MDNGLHERLIVPKVQEEEKEIDLKSKVWQETKNIWRVALPGIISRVSSFGTIVVTQSFVGHISPLDLAGYALVQTITVRFVNGILLGMSSATETLCGQAFGAGQYHMMGIYLQRSWIVDLITLTILLPVFIFGSQLFMLLGQDESIAKRGGYISLWFIPFVYNFVFSLTIQMYLQAQLKNKLIAWISVFQFILHVPLSWLLVSYFSFGVPGAMSALSISSWFLVIGEFIYIFGGWCPHSWKGFSKAAILDILPVVKLSLSSGFMVCLELWYNAVLVLIAGYMDNAEVAISAFSICLNINGWEFMICLGFLGAACVRVANELGKGNANAVRFSIKVLMATSLLIGVVFSSLCFVYHKELAYFFTNDKEVADTVSDLSVLLGVSVFLNSIYPVLSGVAVGAGLQGTVAIVNLVCYYLIGIPVGIFLGYVVGLQVKGIWIGMICGIVCQSTTLCVLTWRTDWDVQVQKASERLNRFYVKSGEETNQSSNHA